A single Nicotiana tabacum cultivar K326 chromosome 5, ASM71507v2, whole genome shotgun sequence DNA region contains:
- the LOC107802568 gene encoding putative carbohydrate esterase At4g34215, translated as MFMILALANFTCRVDSQLAKNIFLLGGQSNMFGLGGVVKNSWDGVIPPECKPNPAILKLDAKLQWVEAKEPLHNDIDTNVTSGIGPGMPYANAILKNDSRLGVLGLVPCAVSGSKITNWQNGTFLYNQLVRRAKAAVRGGGVIRAMLWYQGESDTVRKTDADAYRGRMQKFVTDLRNDLGISKLLIIQVALASGGKHYTGIVREAQLKLGLPNIITVDAQWLPLQKDNLHLTTPSQVRLGGMLAAAFLRTLEIN; from the exons ATGTTCATGATTTTGGCTTTGGCCAATTTTACATGTAGAGTGGATTCCCAATTAGCCAAGAACATCTTCTTGCTAGGAGGTCAGAGCAACATGTTCGGTTTAGGAGGTGTTGTAAAGAATAGTTGGGACGGTGTCATTCCTCCTGAATGTAAACCTAATCCGGCCATTCTCAAACTCGACGCCAAGTTGCAGTGGGTTGAGGCAAAAGAACCTCTACATAATGATATTGACACGAATGTGACATCTGGGATAGGACCTGGGATGCCATATGCGAATGCCATACTGAAAAATGATTCGCGTCTCGGGGTATTGGGCTTGGTTCCATGTGCAGTTTCAGGGAGCAAAATAACTAACTGGCAAAATGGAACTTTCCTCTATAATCAGTTGGTAAGAAGAGCAAAGGCTGCTGTGAGAGGTGGGGGTGTTATTAGAGCTATGCTTTGGTATCAAGGGGAGAGTGATACAGTGAGGAAAACGGATGCTGATGCATATAGAGGAAGAATGCAAAAGTTTGTCACTGATTTGAGAAATGATCTGGGAATATCAAAACTTCTGATTATCCAG gTGGCTCTTGCTTCTGGAGGAAAGCATTACACAGGAATAGTGAGGGAAGCTCAATTGAAACTCGGCCTCCCTAACATAATTACTGTTGATGCTCAATGGTTGCCTCTTCAAAAAGACAATTTGCACCTTACCACTCCTTCCCAAGTCCGCCTAGGGGGAATGCTTGCTGCTGCCTTTCTTCGAACCCTCGAAATCAACTAA